A region of the Novosphingobium aureum genome:
GCCGTCGCGCATGGCGGCAAGGTCGACGACGCAGGGCACGCCGGTGAAGTCCTGGAGCAGCACGCGCGCGGGGCGGTACTGGATCTCCGAGCCCGTGACCGGGTTCTTCTGCCAGTCGGCAACAGCCTGGACATCGTCGGTCGAGACGGTGAAGCCGCCGTCCTCGAAGCGAAGCATGTTCTCGAGCAGTACCTTCATCGAGAAGGGCAGGCGCGAGACGTCGCCGATCTTCTCGGCGGCTTTCTTGAACGAGTAGTAGGTGACGGTCTTGCCACCGGCGGTCATGGTGCTGCGTGTTGCGAGCGTATCCTGTCCGACCTGGGTCATGTGGGCGTTCTTCCCTTCCTGTGTTGTCTGTCGCTCGTGGCAGTCTTGTCGGACAAATCAGGCCCGGCTGTGCTGCGTTGCGACAAACGGATTCGACGGCACCGCCGATGCGCGCTCAATGGCTTCAGGTCAAGGGGCTGGGCCATTATACCATCGTCGGTGGGCTCGTCGGCAGGCGCTCTTCGCGCGTGGCGATCCAGCAGCCGGCAACGATCAGCACGGCTCCGGCCATGGTCGCAAACGTGACCCGTTCGTCAAAGAATATCCAGCCAAGCAGGGCCGCCCACAGGAAGCCGGTATACTCGACCGGGACGAGCACCTGTGTTTCGGCGCGCGCATAGCCCCAGGCGAGCAGCACCAGTGCGCAGGTCGCGAGGCAGGCGGCGAGCGCGATCACTGCCAGGTCGAGCGCGGTGGGCCTGACGAAGACGAGTGCCGCGGGGGCGGCGAGGAACAGGCTTGCGAACAGGCTCTGGAACAGGGCGACCTCGGCTGGTCTGGCGAGAAGTGCCTGTTGGCGCTGGAGAACGAGATTGATCGCGTAGAATACCGCAGATGCGAGCACGGCCAGCGTACCCTTGAGCGCCTCGCCGGAAAGGTCCATCTCGCCCATGCGCGCGGCAGTGATGACGACCACCCCAACGATGCCGAACAGCGAGCCTGCAATCGCGCGCGGGCGGATGCGTTCCTTCAGCAGCAGGGCGGCGAAATAGAGCGCGATGATCGGCGAGATGAACGAGATCGCGATGGCCTCTGCGATCGGCAGGCGCACGAGGCCGTAGAAGAACAGTGCTGCCATCACCACGGTGATCGCGGAGCGCAGGGCATGCACACGCAGCGCCGCGCGCGACGGGCGTGCACGGCCGATCGCAAGCCACAGCGGCAGCGAGACGAACGTGCCCAGCAGATTGCGCAGGAACAGCGCCGTCAGCACGCCGACCGCGATCGAGGCGCCCTTCATCGCTGCGTCCATCGCGCTGAAAGTAGCGATGCCGCCGATCACGGCCAGGATCGGCATGGCGTGGCCCGGCTGGCTTTGGCCGGCAGGTTTTGCGCAAGGATGCTCGTTCGATGTCATTCGGGATGAGGCTGTCGACCAAGCTGCGGTGCGGCGCAAGCGAATCATTGTGCCCGATTTGCCACGTCAATTCAGGATAGCGACAGGACTAATCCTTGAAGGTTTCTTCACAAAGGCGCACATCGGACGCCTCGACTGCGCCTTGCCCGGCGCGCGGCGGGGCTTCCTCAGAAAGAGACGGGCGGGTTTCGAGACATCATGGTTGATTGCAAGCGGTTGGGCTCTGGCCTCGTCACGGTATTCATGGCGCTGGGCCTGACGGCGCAGCCGGTGCTGGCACAGCAAGCCGGGACCGCGCAGAAGGGCGGGGCGCGCGAGCCGCAAAACATCCTGCCCCCGGGCGCCACGCCGAACCCGGTCCCGGTGACGGCGCCTACCCCGGTACCGGGCGCGCAGCCTCGCGAGACGCCGACCCAGCCCGCAAAGACGCCGGCAAGTCCAGCATCTGGCGGCGATGGCGCTCAAGTCGTTTCCGAGCCCGTGGTGCAGGAACTGTTCCTCGCCGAACCGGTCATGCCCTGGTCGATCGAGGACGCGCGCAGCCTGCTCTCGACGATAGAGTACATCGGCAAGGAAGGGCTGATCCCGGCCGACTACAAGCCTGCCGCGCTCAAGGCCGCGATCGCGCAGGGCGAGAGCGACGCGCTCGACGAACTGGCGAGCCGATCCTTCGGCTGGCTGATCGAGGACCTTCGTGACGGGCGCACGCCGATGCCCGACCGCGTGCAGTGGTTCGCGGTCGATCCCGACCGTGACGACATGCCCACCGCGCAGATCATGGCCAAGGCGCTCGCCGCCCACGAC
Encoded here:
- a CDS encoding DMT family transporter — translated: MPILAVIGGIATFSAMDAAMKGASIAVGVLTALFLRNLLGTFVSLPLWLAIGRARPSRAALRVHALRSAITVVMAALFFYGLVRLPIAEAIAISFISPIIALYFAALLLKERIRPRAIAGSLFGIVGVVVITAARMGEMDLSGEALKGTLAVLASAVFYAINLVLQRQQALLARPAEVALFQSLFASLFLAAPAALVFVRPTALDLAVIALAACLATCALVLLAWGYARAETQVLVPVEYTGFLWAALLGWIFFDERVTFATMAGAVLIVAGCWIATREERLPTSPPTMV